A window from Toxoplasma gondii ME49 chromosome IX, whole genome shotgun sequence encodes these proteins:
- a CDS encoding hypothetical protein (encoded by transcript TGME49_265770) — protein sequence MSFPTPTPVLLAVEKKMLLRQQQRERERQRHEEPGVRRSRPEVSRHSAAAVPRKRGLSLDADRARSFSISERRSGGRSRKAAALSSSLERERAEDRDRADVSQESCGLSHARSSLPTWDQEEKAGEGERALKNLSRKRARLEAQREQEDEGEEPHFVRRERARRKDAREDRDREVRLLRHADEEVGHRTRKKGVSRTDASPGSSRAGSSPEKERKHDRRARRNRSGRGERDTPRLFVKGHSSPIVISEATRSPRRVLGAPEVSSVSLPSGAPVVLVAASPRRGSLFPVSSVLGKKSRSKKPSVLGSSLPSLADDIDTDSTVETHLLRVKGDADAPAFAPLRAASHRRARSSSLHAHRRQREERARRGRSGGDRSERRRDVSEEDRVERSRRRPRREWKPEDEDSVAGDRDKSAPIAHASKRGGKRGASETEEVRDSRTDSRGNSGLDSDAENDRLSANSSLQVRLTGGRRRQARNKPREPGDSADDSPAPRDTGRGPGPELESENRTLRGTRKALLEKVAGQARDLRGRAGRDVGEERGRHIRDATPPGLPDLASPRLRTVSSSRETNLGTTFPSRFSSCVDPEGTEKTNTRTETAGRPPASRTDSGASAGLPELRARRHSLGDKRKDSTDQREGEVCLVQPFQPSPRGRDSRRLADMRSTTTDARSLVSSSLVSRHLSPDENETHRSLHPLHCSSSHLSSSHLSSSHLSSSHLSSSHLSSSHLSSSHLASSACMHEGLGTGETGPSALGGGDGQSRVVRPSPFACSGSNALTLHTPWTPDSGQVLREQRNLEPKKGVEDARARGQVADEAETLREKEQSLRADLAARAPADPSAFAFFWLQEHPSTGEKVGGRQRVLAPPEDNTVPGENSERRVSTDGGVCAPPSASEASEPTSSVAVAGKTMPWKKQGSCFSAASGSASGRWRDPKMASSPLPREGGETFLRSPDGEGEKRAPGSSASPFCATDRNLPGVKKTRAGGETTPLLLSVVSVGGSTTDRTESSASSLAGQFKPTFAPREAEKPRKGDIGAPRGAELWSWTGDRSFADSTGQSAPIRQPIEAAQRWLAREANACREEMNRCAFETRNNGETGDNGDSGDSGRRHTDGQAARLEASAQNQEGNTERLFGARSRDRETQDRRGSREEQYAGANAVRFSHQAEEGDVLVQDPLPMLVTPTFPSQLSPCSPSAFPPSLPPFEFHGNSLPLGYPSYSHEEFARQEVESRRGALNLSAVLEAVHTGASTFSLRLAPLSLEAQREMAARAMEEQEACKRDRPPPPEDSLEKVKREAEAGVDDFLAFLAEPFPGCSEASRVCTPAFLESLSACPAPPDSSLIRLCRDCGAGALGPEAEAKEGADEAGVEAPQRPQSGESEKTELHAKDLPVMKHVFEPMLQAVEAATTKRDLQRLISVFPPTAQSSPAHQDVLLCFAEKVTRAGLRDTRRCLEHFAVYVHRKAETLLAARRAQEAARRAEESACLEEERQATSYGRLWGSIRAVLAHKTRELAQARSLLSPLGLDLRDYRFRENLQLRLAALPQDKEEKIPADNAAADPPNCQEKEKRQEGEEGKDISGEARTPEALREELLACDKEAQRIKEEEEQQAALLKRRRLRKLRVELHEAINEGKQMLEALQAQREQVLVLAQRLHGAVLPHVDEKKLLLQLQRRRSQRWGTPERGAPSRGSGDLPGNFSSGRQGAESSSQSPPAPGRGSLLESPRLHRLLPSLFDLSLPPSRRFSLASLLGERSVLGEDENTEETRRAEESDKADCGEEDEGDRAGGRERVGDARQGDERRQGERREEVGASGSKFSSDKVNFCLSRGDGREERDGAFLSSSSNGRSLRLSDLDGGGDEELKPTQKLGLPDITTSADPRESAASPAKAPPVEKRSLSCSFETSKSVSSRSHLAFSQALPSGQAGEGERKERGAKVGDGSWHFFDQEREGTAAVSAEKLVLQWREVNAANCKQQKRTAQASLARVETLRETARRARAEFLLHAEETPGSLSRLWGETNEATSVSETRDERRRENDQTAEGRDAREKRQEVLERILNAASLSEAPQRRQRPREDERGTDRDNPGRGEETPGLFDRLRLRPQTHPSREEETFSLRNLASTRR from the exons ATGTCGTTCCCGACACCGACGCCGGTCCTGCTGgcggtggagaagaagatgctcCTTCGCcaacaacagagagagcgggaGCGCCAGCGGCACGAGGAGCCGGGGGTGCGACGATCACGGCCTGAGGTGTCTAGACACTCGGCAGCGGCCGTCCCGCGGAAGCGTGGATTGTCGCTCGACGCCGACCGCGCTCGTTCCTTCTCGATTTCGGAGAGGAGGAGCGGCGGAAGGTCGAGGAAAGCGgctgctctctcgtcttcgctggagcgcgagagagctGAAGACCGGGACAGGGCCGACGTCTCCCAGGAGTCCTGCGGTCTGAGCCACGCGCGGTCCAGCTTGCCGACCTGGGaccaagaagagaaggccgGAGAGGGCGAACGCGCTCTGAAGAATTTATCTCGCAAGCGCGCGCGTCTggaagcacagagagaacaggaagacgaGGGGGAGGAACCGCACTTCGTTCGCCGCgaacgcgcgagaagaaaagacgccagagaagaccgagacagGGAAGTGAGACTGCTGAGacacgcagacgaagaagtcggCCACAGAACCAGAAAGAAAGGGGTGTCTCGGACCGACGCCTCCCCGGGCTCGAGTCGCGCAGGCTCTTccccagagaaagagagaaaacacgatCGAAGGGCGCGCCGGAACAGAAGCGGCaggggagaacgagacacCCCGCGCCTGTTTGTGAAG GGGCACTCGAGTCCAATTGTGATCTCGGAGGCGACGCGGAGCCCGCGGCGGGTACTGGGCGCGCCGGAAGTGTCTTCagtgtctctgccgtctgGGGCTCCAGTGGTTTTGGTCGCGGCGTCTCCACGACGGGGATCGCTGTTTCCGGTGTCTTCGGTGTtggggaagaagagtcggTCGAAGAAGCCGAGTGTTTTGGGGAGTAGCCTACCGTCTCTCGCCGACGACATCGACACAGACAGCACGGTCGAGACGCACCTTTTGCGGGTGAAGGGCGACGCGGACGCGCCAgccttcgcgcctctccggGCCGCCTCTCACCGGCGGGCGcggtcgtcttctctgcatgcgcacaggagacagcgtgAGGAGCGCGCGCGGCGGGGCAGGtccggaggagacagaagcgagagaagaagagacgtcAGTGAGGAAGATCGGGTGGAAAGGTCTCGCCGCCGACCGAGGCGAGAGTGGAAGCCGGAGGACGAGGACAGTGtcgctggagacagagacaagagcgcCCCGATagcgcatgcatcgaagCGAGGCGGGAAGCGGGGAGCGTCTGAAACGGAGGAAGTCCGGGACTCGAGAACTGACTCGCGGGGGAATAGTGGCCTCGACAGCGACGCGGAGAACGACCGGTTGAGTGCAAATTCTTCTCTCCAAGTGCGACTCACTGGGGGGCGGCGGCGTCAGGCTCGCAACAAGCCCCGGGAACCTGGGGACTCAGCAGACGATTCTCCGGCACCAAGAGACACGGGACGAGGACCGGGTCCAGAGTTGGAGTCCGAGAACCGAACGCTTCGTGGTACGCGAAAGGCCTTGTTAGAGAAGGTGGCGGGGCAGGCAAGGGATCTGAGAGGCCGCGCTGGGAGAGACgtaggagaagaacgaggtcGACACATTCGAGACGCGACGCCTCCGGGGCTTCCGGACCTCGCCTCGCCGCGCCTCCGCACGGTCTCTTCGAGCCGAGAGACGAATCTCGGAACTacctttccttctcggttTTCTTCATGCGTTGACCCTgaggggacagagaagacgaacacgcgaacggagacagctgggCGACCCCCCGCGTCGAGGACCGACAGCGGTGCGAGCGCAGGCCTGCCGGAGCTCCGGGCGCGCAGACACTCTCtgggagacaagagaaaggaCTCGACTGAtcagcgagaaggcgaggtcTGCTTGGTCCAGCCTTTCCAGCCGTCTCCTCGGGGGCGGGACTCTCGGAGACTCGCCGATATGCGAAGCACCACGACGGACGCGCGCagcctcgtctcctcttctttggTGTCTCGACATCTCAGTCCcgacgaaaacgagacacaCCGCAGTCTCCACCCGTTGCATTGTTCATCCTCGcatctttcttcctctcacctgtcttcttctcacctgtcttcttctcacctgtcttcttctcacttgtcttcttctcacttgtcttcttctcatctcgcttcttctgcatgcatgcacgaggGACTggggacaggagagacgggTCCCTCGGCTCTCGGAGGTGGAGACGGGCAGAGTCGTGTCGTGCGACCTTCGCCGTTTGCTTGTTCAGGATCGAATGCGTTAACTCTTCACACTCCGTGGACTCCCGACAGCGGTCAAGTGTTGCGCGAGCAAAGAAACCTCGAGCCGAAGAAGGGAGTGGAGGACGCGAGGGCGAGGGGACAGGTGGCTGACGAAGCGGAGACTctccgagagaaggagcagagtcTGAGAGCAGATCTCGCTGCGAGAGCTCCCGCAGATCCGAgtgccttcgccttcttctggcTGCAGGAGCATCCGAGTACTGGAGAGAAGGTTGGAGGCAGACAGCGAGTTCTCGCTCCTCCAGAGGATAATACGGTCCCTGGAGAAAACAGCGAACGCAGGGTCTCCACGGATGGCGGTGTGTGCGCGCCTCCATCTGCTTCAGAGGCGAGCGAGCCCACCTCTTCCGTTGCTGTCGCAGGGAAGACGATGCCATGGAAGAAGCAAGGGTCTTGCTTCTCCGCCGCTTCTGGATCTGCCTCAGGCCGCTGGCGCGACCCAAAGATGGCCTCGTCGCCGCTTCCCCGAGAGGGTGGCGAAACGTTCTTGCGGAGCCCggacggcgaaggcgagaagcgtGCTCCAGGgtcctcggcgtctcctttttGTGCCACGGACAGGAACTTGCCaggagtgaagaagacgagagccgGGGGAGAAACAACGCCCTTGTTGCTCTCTGTGGTGAGCGTTGGGGGCAGCACGACTGACCGAACAGAGAGCAGCGCGAGCAGCCTCGCAGGACAGTTCAAACCGACTTTTGCGCCGCGGGAAgcggagaagccgagaaaaggagacatcGGAGCCCCTCGGGGGGCGGAGCTCTGGAGCTGGACCGGAGACCGCAGTTTCGCGGACTCTACGGGGCAGTCAGCGCCCATCAGACAGCCAATAGAAGCCGCGCAGAGGTGGCTTgccagagaagcaaacgccTGCCGAGAAGAGATGAATCGATGCGCGTTCGAGACTCGAAACAAcggagaaacgggagacaacggagacagcggagacagcggaaggCGACACACAGACGGACAGGCTGCGAGGTTGGAGGCGAGTGCGCAGAATCAAGAGGGGAACACAGAAAGGCTGTTCGGGGCGCGAAGTAGAGAccgagagacacaagacagaagaggcagcCGAGAGGAACAATACGCCGGGGCCAACGCGGTTCGATTCTCCCACCaggcagaagaag GCGACGTGCTTGTCCAAGATCCTTTGCCGATGCTCGTGACGCCAACATTTCCGTCGCAACTCTCTCCTTGCTCGCcatctgcgtttcctccttctctcccccctTTCGAGTTCCACGGAAACTCCTTGCCTCTGGGGTACCCCTCGTACAGCCACGAGGAGTTCGCGAGGCAAGAGGTGGAAAGCCGGAGAGGCGCTTTGAATCTTTCCGCGGTTCTCGAAGCTGTCCACACAGGCGCCTccacgttttctcttcgtttggctcctctctccctagAGGCGCAGCGAGAGATGGCAGCAAGAGCAATGGAGGAACAAGAGGCATGCAAACGAGACAGACCGCCTCCACCTGAGGATAGTctggagaaagtgaagagagaagctgaggcTG gcGTGGACgatttcctcgcctttctcgcggAACCGTTCCCCGGCTGCTCAGAGGCTTCGCGTGTATGTACTCCTGCCTTTCTGGAGAGTCTGTCTGCCTGTCCAGCTCCGCCAGACTCTTCACTCATTCGCCTTTGTAGAGACTGCGGAGCAGGTGCTCTCGGGCcggaggcagaagcgaaggaggggGCAGACGAGGCGGGTGTGGAGGCGCCTCAAAGGCCTCAGAGCGGGGAAAGCGAAAAGAcagagctgcatgcaaaggacTTGCCTGTGATGAAACATGTTTTCGAGCCAATGCTCCAG GCCGTCGAGGCCGCAACGACGAAGCGAGACCTGCAGCGACTcatctctgtgtttcctccgACCGCACAGAGCAGCCCAGCTCACCAAGATGTTCTGCTGTGCTTCG CGGAGAAGGTAACGCGCGCAGGTCTGCGCGACACCCGTCGGTGTCTCGAGCATTtcgcggtgtacgtacaccggaaAGCCGAGACTCTCCTGGCAGCTCGAAGAGCCCAAGAGGCCGCCCGGCGAGCAGAAGAATCCGCGTGTCTCGAGGAAGAG CGGCAGGCGACTTCCTACGGGCGCCTGTGGGGCAGCATCCGCGCCGTCCTCGCACA CAAGACTCGCGAGCTGGCGCAGGCGCGCAGCCTTCTCAGCCCCTTGGGCTTGGACCTGAGAGACTACCGCTTCCGCGAAAATCTCCAACTCcgtctcgctgctctccctcAAG acaaagaagaaaaaattCCTGCAGACAACGCCGCAGCTGATCCACCAAACTgccaagaaaaggaaaagagacaagaaggcgaagagggaaaagacaTTTCTGGAGAAGCACGTACTCCTGAAGCTCTGAGGGAG gAGCTTTTAGCCTGCGACAAAGAGGCTCAGAGAAtcaaagaagaggaagaacagcaaGCCGCGTTGTTGAAGCGCCGCCGGCTGCGGAAGCTTCGCGTCGAG CTCCATGAGGCAATCAATGAAGGAAAGCAGATGCTCGAGGCGTTGCaagcgcagagagagcaggtg ctcgTTCTCGCGCAGCGTCTGCATGGGGCAGTCTTACCTCACGTTGACGAAAAGAAACTTCTGCTGCAACTTCAGCGTCGGCGTTCGCAG cgCTGGGGCACTCCAGAGCGCGGGGCGCCGTCGCGAGGCTCTGGCGACTTGCCTGGAAACTTCTCTTCAGGGCGACAGGGCGCAGAGAGCTCTTCACAGTCGCCTCCCGCGCCAGGACGAGGCTCGCTGCTCGAGTCTCCTCGACTTCACcggcttctgccttctctcttcgacctctctctcccgccctCTCGCAGattctccctcgcttcgctCTTGGGGGAACGCTCGGTTctcggcgaagacgagaacaccgaagaaacgcgcagagcagaagaaagcgacaaggcagactgcggagaagaagacgaaggagacagagcaggtggaagagagagagtcggagacgcgagacaggGTGACGAGAGACGACAGGGGGAACGGAGGGAAGAGGTGGGCGCGAGCGGTTCGAAGTTCAGCTCAGACAAGGTGAATTTCTGTTTATCTCGCGGAGatgggcgagaagagagagacggtgCGTTTCTGAGCTCATCTTCGAATGGGAGGTCTCTGCGACTGTCCGACCTCGACGGtggcggagacgaggagtTGAAGCCGACACAGAAACTCGGTTTGCCAGACATCACGACAAGCGCAGATCCTCGCGAGTCCGCGGCGTCTCCAGCCAAGGCCCCGCCGGTCGAGAAACGGTCTCTTTCTTGCTCGTTCGAAACCAGCAAAAGCGTCTCCTCCCGCTCCCATCTGGCCTTCTCTCAGGCTCTCCCGAGCGGGCAGGCTGGAGAGggtgagagaaaagagagaggggcgaAGGTCGGAGACGGCAGCTGGCATTTCTTCGATCAGGAAAGGGAGGGGACAGCGGCAGTCTCCGCAGAGAAACTGGTTCTGCAGTGGCGAGAAGTGAACGCCGCCAACTgcaagcagcagaagcggaCCGCGCAAGCGAGCCTGGCGCGCGTGGAGAcgctgagagagacagctcgGCGCGCGAGAGCGGAGTTTCTGCTCCACGCCGAGGAAACACCTGGGAGCCTCAGCCGGCTGTggggagagacaaacgaggCGACAAGTGTTTCAGAAACGCGCGACgaacgaagacgcgagaacgACCAGAccgcagaaggcagagacgcccgagagaagagacaggaagttCTCGAGAGAATCCTGAACGCAGCTTCGCTCTCAGAGGCTCCTCAGCGCAGGCAGCGACcacgagaagacgagagagggacagacagagacaaccccggaagaggcgaggagacacccggCCTCTTCGACAGATTGCGCCTGAGGCCCCAGACACACCCcagccgcgaagaagaaactttCTCGCTGAGAAATCTCGCCTCAACTCGAAGATAG
- a CDS encoding protein phosphatase 2C domain-containing protein (encoded by transcript TGME49_265650), protein MKSSAVTAAHCQAAPAAAASIKPSRPVETAYLQGQPGTPFPVIRGIGWSEDQGRRPDMEDGMVAISNLAGVANAWLLGIYDGHGGRQTVEMLLQKIHGNVLQHLRSRAIERWQRYRQRAMSRLQDIRRRLDELHFQQQLACRDVRVLMPPTQRLVELLRLGRICEWVLQCEEPSQEGRTETEKSSASKAPTPPSFLTICTEEDVHRALDEAFVQTDVEILRDRVYQSGATACVCLVRPVLRLDLLLEMRPEEISDADWAWFSVERQKPNVIPASTPSRHAIVQADITVAHLGDSRAVLAYTDGHAERLTHPSDHKAGCERDARRVESLGGWVFGERVNGMLAIGRAFGDWSLKLPPGKANPPYSPTSGAFDRLLNIFGTSPSHAAEQAAAERKEYVVSNAPDVRSVSLTPERPAQVPGGIRRNSPSSRASESQTAMSGQETGAGRVPGLLVLGCDGLFDVCSDQVVAHLALEFLRQLVAVHPDMSPCEAAKATARMLIEEAIGVRGSTDNVSVMVALFHSFGFSGRDGVTPSPQACNPPSVVQFSSLSDGVPCPVFVGRDQLGCPAEAVARDALAAATPRNARCFSGGTSFGQFEGGHDYAARVAPPGLDAGSWAERWLPKGLAEGLQEASHRLAAVMQH, encoded by the coding sequence ATGAAGAGCTCCGCTGTGACGGCAGCTCACTGCCAAGCTGCGCCGGCTGCGGCGGCAAGCATCAAACCTTCGCGCCCGGTGGAGACGGCGTACCTGCAAGGTCAGCCAGGCACGCCTTTTCCCGTCATTCGTGGAATTGGCTGGTCTGAAGACCAAGGCAGGCGACCCGACATGGAAGACGGAATGGTCGCGATTTCGAATTTGGCAGGTGTCGCGAACGCCTGGCTTCTTGGAATCTACGACGGCCACGGGGGTCGACAAACGGTGGAGATGCTGCTGCAGAAGATCCACGGCAATGTTTTGCAGCATCTGCGAAGCCGAGCAATCGAACGCTGGCAACGGTATCGCCAGCGAGCGATGTCTCGCCTGCAGGACATTCGCCGGCGCTTGGACGAACTTCACTTCCAGCAACAACTCGCGTGCAGGGACGTTCGAGTACTCATGCCGCCCACTCAACGGCTAGTTGAGTTATTGCGGCTCGGGCGGATTTGCGAATGGGTGCTTCAGTGCGAAGAACCTTCTCAAGAAGGTCGTAcggagactgagaagagcTCTGCATCAAAGGCTCCCACACCCCCGAGTTTTTTGACGAtctgcacagaagaagacgtgcACAGAGCTTTGGACGAGGCTTTCGTTCAGACAGACGTCGAAATTCTTCGTGACCGCGTTTACCAAAGCGGCGCTACCGCGTGCGTGTGTCTGGTTCGGCCAGTTCTACGGCTCGATCTTCTGCTGGAGATGCGTCCTGAAGAGATCTCGGATGCAGACTGGGCTTGGTTTTCCGTGGAGCGTCAAAAACCCAACGTCATCCCTGCGTCCACCCCGTCTCGGCATGCCATTGTCCAAGCAGACATAACAGTTGCGCACCTGGGCGACAGCCGCGCCGTTCTCGCTTACACGGACGGCCACGCAGAACGCCTGACGCATCCCTCGGACCACAAAGCTGGATGCGAAAGAGACGCTCGTCGTGTGGAATCTCTAGGCGGTTGGGTCTTCGGCGAGCGCGTCAACGGAATGCTGGCAATAGGACGAGCGTTCGGAGATTGGTCCCTCAAGTTGCCCCCAGGAAAGGCGAATCCCCCTTACTCACCTACAAGCGGAGCATTCGATCGGCTCCTCAATATCTTCGGGACGTCTCCATCGCACGCTGCAGAACAGGCGGCCGCCGAGCGAAAAGAGTACGTGGTCAGCAACGCGCCAGATGTACGGAGTGTCAGTCTGACTCCTGAAAGGCCTGCACAGGTACCTGGAGGAATACGTCGGAATTCCCCGTCTTCCAGAGCATCTGAGTCCCAGACAGCGATGTCAGGACAAGAAACCGGAGCGGGTCGCGTACCTGGGCTGCTCGTCCTCGGCTGTGACGGCTTGTTCGATGTCTGCTCGGACCAAGTCGTTGCCCACCTAGCCCTGGAATTCCTAAGACAGTTAGTCGCCGTTCACCCGGACATGTCACCGTGTGAAGCGGCCAAGGCAACAGCCAGGATGCTCATTGAAGAAGCCATCGGCGTGCGGGGCAGCACTGATAACGTGTCTGTGATGGTTGCCCTCTTTCATTCCTTTGGATTCTCGGGGCGCGATGGGGTGACTCCTTCACCTCAGGCTTGCAATCCTCCTTCGGTTGTTCAGTTCTCATCGCTCTCTGATGGAGTGCCATGTCCTGTCTTCGTTGGAAGAGATCAACTGGGCTGCCCTGCAGAAGCAGTGGCTCGCGACGCTTTAGCAGCTGCGACACCACGGAATGCAAGATGCTTTTCTGGAGGCACCAGCTTCGGTCAATTCGAGGGAGGGCATGATTATGCCGCACGCGTCGCTCCCCCTGGCTTGGACGCAGGCAGCTGGGCAGAACGGTGGCTACCCAAGGGGCTAGCGGAGGGTCTTCAAGAAGCATCACACCGCTTAGCAGCGGTTATGCAGCATTAG
- a CDS encoding protein phosphatase 2C domain-containing protein (encoded by transcript TGME49_265542), whose amino-acid sequence MKSSAVTAAHCQAAPAAAASIKPSRPVETAYLQGQPGTPFPVIRGIGWSEDQGRRPDMEDGMVAISNLAGVANAWLLGIYDGHGGRQMVEMLLQKIHGNVLQHLRSRAIERWQRYRQRAMSRLQDIRRRLDELHFQQQLACRDVRVLMPPTQRLVELLRLGRICEWVLQCEEPSQEGRTETEKSSASKAPTPPSFLTICTEEDVHRALDEAFVQTDVEILRDRVYQSGATACVCLVRPVLRLDLLLEMRPEEISDADWAWFSVERQKPNVIPASTPSRHAIVQADITVAHLGDSRAVLAYTDGHAERLTHPSDHKAGCERDARRVESLGGWVFGERVNGMLAIGRAFGDWSLKLPPGKANPPYSPTSGAFDRLLNIFGTSPSHAAEQAAAERKEYVVSNAPDVRSVSLTPERPAQVPGGIRRNSPSSRASESQTAMSGQETGAGRVPGLLVLGCDGLFDVCSDQVVAHLALEFLRQLVAVHPDMSPCEAAKATARMLIEEAIGVRGSTDNVSVMVVLFHSFGFSGRDGVTPSPPTWYAAAAAKFAWLAEGVSRNVFVPRGKPRCPGETVARGALAAHALRDARSFAGNISIGQFDSGFG is encoded by the coding sequence ATGAAGAGCTCCGCTGTGACGGCAGCTCACTGCCAAGCTGCGCCGGCTGCGGCGGCAAGCATCAAACCTTCGCGCCCGGTGGAGACGGCGTACTTGCAAGGTCAGCCAGGCACGCCTTTTCCCGTCATTCGTGGAATTGGCTGGTCTGAAGACCAAGGCAGGCGACCCGACATGGAAGACGGAATGGTCGCGATTTCGAATTTGGCAGGTGTCGCGAACGCCTGGCTTCTTGGAATCTACGACGGCCACGGGGGTCGACAAATGGTGGAGATGCTGCTGCAGAAGATCCACGGCAATGTTTTGCAGCATCTGCGAAGCCGAGCAATCGAACGCTGGCAACGGTATCGCCAGCGAGCGATGTCTCGCCTGCAGGACATTCGCCGGCGCTTGGACGAACTTCACTTCCAGCAACAACTCGCGTGCAGGGACGTTCGAGTACTCATGCCGCCCACTCAACGGCTAGTTGAGTTATTGCGGCTCGGGCGGATTTGCGAATGGGTGCTTCAGTGCGAAGAACCTTCTCAAGAAGGTCGTAcggagactgagaagagcTCTGCATCAAAGGCTCCCACACCCCCGAGTTTTTTGACGAtctgcacagaagaagacgtgcACAGAGCTTTGGACGAGGCTTTCGTTCAGACAGACGTCGAAATTCTTCGTGACCGCGTTTACCAAAGCGGCGCTACCGCGTGCGTGTGTCTGGTTCGGCCAGTTCTACGGCTCGATCTTCTGCTGGAGATGCGTCCTGAAGAGATCTCGGATGCAGACTGGGCTTGGTTTTCCGTGGAGCGTCAAAAACCCAACGTCATCCCTGCGTCCACCCCGTCTCGGCATGCCATTGTCCAAGCAGACATAACAGTTGCGCACCTGGGCGACAGCCGCGCCGTTCTCGCTTACACGGACGGCCACGCAGAACGCCTGACGCATCCCTCGGACCACAAAGCTGGATGCGAAAGAGACGCTCGTCGTGTGGAATCTCTAGGCGGTTGGGTCTTCGGCGAGCGCGTCAACGGAATGCTGGCAATAGGACGAGCGTTCGGAGATTGGTCCCTCAAGTTGCCCCCAGGAAAGGCGAATCCCCCTTACTCACCTACAAGCGGAGCATTCGATCGGCTCCTCAATATCTTCGGGACGTCTCCATCGCACGCTGCAGAACAGGCGGCCGCCGAGCGAAAAGAGTACGTGGTCAGCAACGCGCCAGATGTACGGAGTGTCAGTCTGACTCCTGAAAGGCCTGCACAGGTACCTGGAGGAATACGTCGGAATTCCCCGTCTTCCAGAGCATCTGAGTCCCAGACAGCGATGTCAGGACAAGAAACCGGAGCGGGTCGCGTACCTGGGCTGCTCGTCCTCGGCTGTGACGGCTTGTTCGATGTCTGCTCGGACCAAGTCGTTGCCCACCTAGCCCTGGAATTCCTAAGACAGTTAGTCGCCGTTCACCCGGACATGTCACCGTGTGAAGCGGCCAAGGCAACAGCCAGGATGCTCATTGAAGAAGCCATCGGCGTGCGGGGCAGCACTGATAACGTGTCTGTGATGGTTGTCCTCTTTCATTCCTTTGGATTCTCGGGGCGCGATGGGGTGACTCCTTCACCGCCGACTTGGTATGCTGCCGCGGCAGCTAAATTCGCATGGCTGGCAGAGGGAGTCTCACGGAACGTCTTCGTACCAAGAGGGAAGCCGCGGTGCCCTGGAGAGACAGTAGCTCGAGGCGCTCtggcagcgcatgcactgcggGATGCTAGGTCCTTTGCTGGAAATATCAGCATCGGTCAGTTCGATTCAGGATTCGGATAG